The Micromonospora sp. WMMD961 genome has a segment encoding these proteins:
- a CDS encoding cytidine deaminase encodes MRDTDRALVQAATAVAKLRCRSQQHTVASAARNADGRVFTGVNVRHASGDVCAELVVIGTAATQGVTELETIVTVADRGREVTAPCGSCAQVLRDHFPALRVIVGPVDDLRVVPLADLPTTAGSGTAG; translated from the coding sequence ATGCGGGACACCGACCGGGCGTTGGTGCAAGCCGCCACGGCGGTCGCCAAGCTGCGCTGCCGCAGCCAGCAGCACACCGTCGCCTCGGCTGCCCGCAACGCCGACGGGCGGGTCTTCACCGGAGTGAACGTCCGCCACGCGTCCGGTGACGTCTGCGCCGAGCTGGTCGTGATCGGCACGGCCGCCACGCAGGGCGTCACCGAGCTGGAGACGATCGTCACCGTCGCCGACCGGGGCCGCGAGGTGACAGCGCCGTGTGGCAGCTGCGCGCAGGTGCTGCGCGACCACTTCCCGGCGCTGCGGGTGATCGTCGGCCCGGTGGACGACCTGCGGGTGGTCCCGCTCGCGGACCTGCCGACAACTGCCGGGAGCGGCACGGCCGGCTGA
- a CDS encoding YciI family protein, whose protein sequence is MRFDQHTVVLLARPSDPPELPQDAIDRLQHAHLAHQAGLVEQGLVLAAGPFLHGDDEHLRGFVVLSIAPDEARTLYASDPAVRAGHLVARVTTWLLPEGNLRFEGVPVPRSMLEAASGD, encoded by the coding sequence ATGCGATTCGACCAGCACACGGTCGTGCTCCTGGCCCGACCGTCGGATCCGCCGGAGCTGCCGCAGGACGCGATCGATCGGCTGCAGCACGCACACCTCGCCCACCAGGCGGGCCTCGTGGAGCAAGGGCTGGTGCTCGCCGCCGGGCCGTTCCTGCACGGCGACGACGAGCACCTACGAGGGTTCGTCGTGCTGTCCATCGCACCGGACGAGGCGCGCACCCTCTACGCCAGCGACCCGGCCGTACGTGCCGGCCACCTCGTCGCGCGGGTCACGACCTGGCTGCTGCCGGAGGGCAACCTGCGGTTCGAGGGCGTGCCGGTGCCCCGGTCGATGTTGGAGGCGGCCTCCGGAGACTGA